TGCGTGGCCACACGATCCAGGAACCAGCGATCGTGAGAGATGATCACCGCGCAGCCTGAGAAATCGAGCACGGCGTCTTCGAGCGCACGCAACGTATCCACGTCGAGATCGTTGGTGGGCTCGTCGAGCAGCAGCAGGTTGCCGCCCTGCATCACCGTCTTGGCGAGATGCAAGCGATTGCGCTCACCACCCGACAGGTTGGCCACCAGCTTCTGCTGGTCGGCGCCCCTGAAGTTGAAGCTCGCCGCATAGGCACGCGAATTGAGTTCGCGCTTGCCCACGGGAATGGTTTCGCGTCCACCCGAAATTTCTTCCCACAGCGTGCGCTTGCCCTCGAGCGTGCGGTGCTGATCCTGATACGAGATCTGCACCGTCTCGCCCACCACGAGTTCGCCGGCATCGGGCTTCTCGAGCCCGTTGATCATGCGGAACAGTGTGGTCTTGCCGGCGCCGTTGGGACCGATGATGCCCACGATGCCCGCGCGCGGCAGGTCGAAGTTGAGATTGTCGAACAGCAGCTTGTCGCCAAATGCCTTGCGCAGGCCCTTCGCGCGCACCACGTCGTTGCCGAGGCGCGGCGCCGGCGGAATGACGATTTCGTTTTGCATGACCCGATCGTTCTGCGCCTCGCTGGCCAGATCCTCGTAGGCCTGCAGACGGGCCTTGTTCTTGGCCTGCCGCGCACGCGGCGACATGCGCACCCACTCGAGTTCCTTCTCGAGGGTCTTCTGACGCGCGCTGGCGTGCTTCTCTTCCTGCGCGAGACGCTGCTGCTTCTGCTCCAGCCAGCCGCTGTAGTTGCCCTCGTACGGCACACCCTTGCCGCGGTCGAGCTCGAGGATCCACTTGGCCACGTTGTCGAGGAAGTAGCGATCGTGGGTGATGGCCACGACCGTACCCGGGAAGCGCTCGAGATGATGCTCCAGCCACGCCACGCTCTCGGCGTCGAGGTGGTTGGTGGGCTCGTCGAGCAGCAGCATGTCCGGCTCTTCCAGCAGGATCTTGCAGAGCGCCACACGACGCTTCTCACCACCCGACAGATTGGTCACCGGTGAATCACCCGGCGGCAGACGCAGCGCATCCATGGCCACGTCGATCTTGTTGTCGAGGTTCCAGAGATCGTGCTGGTCGATGTACTCCTGCAGCTTGCCCTGCCGCTCCATGAGCTTGTCGAAATCGGCATCGGGCTCGGCGAACTGCAGTGAGATGGCGTTGAACTCGTTCAGCGCATCACGCTGGGCCTTGACGGCCAGCTCCACGTTGCCGCGCACATCGAGCGTCGCGTCGAGCTCGGGCTCCTGCGGCAGATAGCCGATGCGCGTGCCCTTGTGCGCCCAGGCCTCGCCCTGAAACTCGGTGTCCACACCGGCCATGATGCGCAGCAGCGAGGACTTGCCCGCGCCGTTCGGACCCAGCACGCCGATCTTCGCGCCGGGATAAAAGGACAACCAGATATCGTCGAGGATGATGCGCGAGGGTGGAACGACCTTGCGCAGGCCCTTCATGACGTAGATGAATTGCGGAGCCATGGGTGCGGACGGGGTGCAGGGAAGAACGGAACCCTGAAGTATAACCCGTCCGGTCTCCGGCTACGGCAGGCCCTGCGCCCTCGCTTCGGCCAGACGCGCCAGTACCTTGGCCTTGAGCGCGGCGGCCTGCGCCTCCCGCCCGGCAGTGGTGCTCTGGTCAATGTGCAGCAGCCCCAGAAAGCGACGCTGGGTCTCCGTGAGGTGCAGGCAGCCCGTGCAATGCGTGAGGTGGGCCTGCACTTCCTCCTGCGACAGGGCCGTCAGTTCGCCGTCGAGATAGGCCCAGAGCCGACGCGAGGTCTCACGACAGTCGATGCCGTTCTGCCCGGCGCCCCCGTCCAGACACGGCGCGTCCTGATTGTGTTGGTACTGATAGTCGTTCCCGCTCATGCGCCCTGCCCTCCCGTGCGCAGTCCCAAGTCTTCCGCGTACTGCGCCAGTGCCTGCTGCAACTGCCTTCGCGCCCGATAGAGCCGAGAGCGCACGGTGCCCACCGGAATCCCCTCGGCCTGCGCGGCCTCCTCGTAGCTGTAGCCTTCCACGTCGATCATCATGACCAGCACCCGCAGGGAATCCGGCAAGGCCGCAATGGCCGTGTCGATGGCTGCCGCGAGGTCAGGCTGCTGCTGCCAGTCGTCGCCCAGTTGCCCGAGGAAGGTGGCGGCTTCACGCGCCCCGGCCAGACTCTCCAGCTCGGGCGACTCCAGCGACACGCTGTCGTCCTTCTTTCGCCGTGAGCGGAAGAAGGTGTTGCGGCACACCGTGAACAACCAGCGCGCCACATCGGAGCCCGGCTGGAAGGTGTGCCAGCCGCGCAAGGCGTTGAGGTAGGTGGACTGCACCAGATCCTCGGCCTCCGCATCATTGCCCGTGAGCCGGCGCGCGTACTGCAGCAGCCGAGGCAGGTAGGGCAAGGTGGAGGACTCGAAGTCCGGATGTTCGGCGGGATTTGCTGCTCCAGCCATCGTCTTCCCGGTCAAGTCGGCAAGGGCCGCGAACGTTCATCGTGAACGTCCAAAGCCCTCAGGCAATTGTGACGGGTGGACCCGCCCCCTGTCCATGGCGGCTTTTGACGTAGCTTTCCGGGAACGGTCCACGTACCCGCCCCGTATCCTGCCATATGGCTCTGCTTCAGCTCACCGATATCACCGCCCAACTGTCCGGCAACCCGGCCGCCGCGCTGCCCCTGCTGTTCGGCGCGGGGGTGCTCACCAGCCTCACGCCCTGCGTGTACCCCATGATTCCGATTACGGCGGCCATCGTTGGAGGTCAGTCATCATCGGAACAGGCAGGAATCACCAAGGCGTCACGGTGGCGACCTTTGGGCCTGTCCATGGTATATGTGGTGGGGCTGGCGTCGGTGTACGCCGGCCTGGGACTGCTAGCCGGGCTGACGGGTACAATGTTCGGCACCGTGTCCAGCAACCCCTGGGCGTTTTTTGTCATGGCCAACCTGCTCATGCTGGCGGGGCTGTCCATGCTGGACGTGATACCGGTACGGGTGCCGGCGGCGGTCATGCAGCGGGCCGCCTACGCGGGCACGGGCGGACGGGCGGCCGGCGCCTTTGTCATGGGCGCCGCTTCGGGCCTCGTGGCCGCGCCCTGTTCGGCGCCAGTCATGGCCGCCGTGCTCACCTGGGTGTCCACCACGCGGTCGGCGGGCCTGGGCTTCACCTACCTGTTCGTGTTTTCGCTGGGGATGTGCACCCTTCTGGTGGCGGTCGGGGTATCGGCCGGAACACTCAGCCGCCTGCCGCGCGCCGGCGCGTGGATGCTCACCGTGAAGAAGGGCTTTGCCTTCGTGATGATCGCGATGGCGGAGTACTATCTGGTGAAGATGGGGCAGGTGTATTTCTAGCGAACTGCACATAACCGATCAGTTTCGGGTTCTGAGTACGGGTTCCGGGTCATGGGTCCACTCAGAACGCGAAACCTGAACACAGAACTCATGACTGATCTTCTCAACGCGTTCCGTCGCGCTGCCGCCATCGTGGCCGTGGCCGCCATGCCCGCCTTCGCCCAGGACTCCGGCATCCCGGTGGGTGACAAGGCCCCCGGTGGCCCCTTGGAAACGCTCACCGGTCAGACCGTCGACCTGTCGAACTACATCGGCAAGCAGCCGGTGGTGATCGAGTTCTGGGCCACCTGGTGCGGCAACTGCAAGCAGCTCGAGCCGGCCATGCGCAAGGCCATCGCCACACACGGCAAGACCGTGCAGTTCGTGACGGTGGCGGTGTCGGTGAATCAGTCCATCGAGCGCGTGAAGGCCTGGCAGGCCGCCAACAAGATGCCCGGTGTCTTGCTGTACGACCGCAAGGGAACCGTGAGCGGCGCCTATGATGTGCCGGCCACCAGCTACGTGGTGGTCGTGGACAAGACCGGCACCGTGGTCTACACCGGCGTGGGCGGCACGCAGGATCTCGAGGCCGCCATTCGCAAGGCACTCTGAGCGGCGCGCGAGCCATGCACGAGGAGACCCGTCCGGCGTCGGTGACCATTCGCGACGTGGCCAAGGCCGCGGGCGTGTCCATTGCCACGGTCTCGCGTGTGCTCAATGACGCCGCGCGCGTCACCGACGACACGCGCGACAAGGTGCGGGCCGTTGTGGAGCGCATGGGCTACGCGCCGCAGGGCCCGGGCCGCACACCGCTGCTGCGACGCACGCGCACCCTCGGCGTGCTGTTGCCCGAACTCTACGGCGAATTCTTCTCCGAGTTCATTCGCGGCATCGACGAAACCGCCAAGCGCCACGGCTTTCTCACACTCATCACGAGCGCGCGCCGCGAGGCACACGAAATTGCCGCGGCCGTCAGCAACATGCGCGGGCGCGTGGATGGCTTTCTGGCCGTATCACCATCGGTGACGGCACGCGCGACGCTGTCCGAAGTCGCCGATCGCTATCCCACCGTACTCGTGGGCGCGGGCAGTGATGTGGGGGCGTTTGCCGCGCTGTCGGTCAACAATTTCCAGGGCGCCGCGAGCATGATGAAACATCTGCTCTCGCTGGGCCATCGCTACATCGTGTTTCTGCGCGGCCCGCTAGGTCAGGTGGATGCCGCCGAGCGTCTGCATGCCGTGCGTGAGGTGGCCAACTGGTATGACGACGTGGAGCTGCGGGAGCTGCCAGGTGAGTACCGGATGGACGCGGCGTACGAGGCCATTTCCGAACTGCTGGCCGACGGCGTGCGGCCGGACGCGATCTTTGCGGCCAACGACACCATGGCCGTGGGTGCGATTGCGGCCGTGCGCGACGCCGACTTGCGCGTGCCGGAGGACATTGCGGTCACGGGGTTCGATGACATCCCGATGACACGTTTTCTGACGCCACCGCTCACGACGGTGCGGATGCCGATTTACAGTCTGGGTGAGCGCGCGGCGCTGCGACTGATTGAGGCGCTACGGAGCGGAGGCGGGGCGGTACCGGCTCGGCATGAGGTGCTGCCGGCGGAGTTGGTCATTCGGTCGAGTTGTGGGGCGGCGAAGAGGATGCTGGCGGAGTTGGATAGCGAAGACTGAGGGTCGGAATCACGCGATCCGCAACTCCCGGATTCTGTGATGCGGCAGCATGAGCCACGCACACTCATGACCCATTGCCCACGGCTCACGGCTGTGGATCGCGTACCGCGGTTCGCGACTGAGCATCCCACCCGCTCACCTTCCCAGTATTCCCTCAAACCACTCACGACTCTCCCGCTCCGTCTGCCGCTCCAGCACCGCCAGAAACCCCGGCGTGTCGCGTGGCCCGCTCGTCGCAAACCAGCGCGCGAGCAGATAGTCCATGCGTGACTCCCCGATGCGCCGCGCGAGCGAGTCGAGCAGCACGGGCGCCTTGCGATACGACACCACCGCGTTCGGTCGTGCAACCGCACCGGCACGCCAGACGGCCTGCTGCGCGGGCGGTACCGACGCCAACTGCTGCGCGGACAGCTGCGCATAGCGCGTCAGATGTGCGCGGTACGTGCTGTCGCCGTGCAGATGGCGCACAGCGCGCAGCGCCACAAACTCGGCAAGTCCCTCATTGAGCCAGTTGTCCGGCCCGCTGCTGTTGGCGCCCGTGGCCCAGGTGTGGGCGAGTTCGTGGCAGAGAAACAGACTGCGCGCGACCTCCGCGCGTAGTTCGGCGCCAGGCAATGTGTCACGACGCGTGAGTTCGTTGGCCGAAATGACGATGTAACCCGCACGTGCGTAGCCAGGTCCCGTGCGCGGCGCGAGCACGATGTCGGCCTTGGCGAGTGGTTGATGTGCACCGTAGTTGGTGTTCAACCACTCGGCGCAGTTGCGCGTGGACGTGAGGTAGCGCTGCACGTCGGCGCTGCTCGCCGACACATGATGGACCGCCACCGCGCCGGCTGTGGTGGATTGCAGCCCACGAGCCGCAACGAGGGCAAAGTCCGGCAGCGGCCGCGCATTGTGCAGCACCACCGTGTCGCCGCGCATGCTGAGCGCCGCACTCGTGCGCACACGACGCGCGGCATCCGGCGGCAGGACCAGCCGCGCGGTCCCTACCACATCGTGCGCGAAGTCGGCAAACACGGGAAACCAGAAGCTGTCGAGGCCGAGCTCCAGCCACTCAGCCGACGCGCCATTTATGCGGTCGTCGCTGAACTGCAACGTGCCGCGCACATGCAGCGTGGCGCGGCGTGGTGAGGCGGCAGCGCCCGTTCCGGCCGCTTTGCGCCAGCGCAGCACATGACGACCGAGTCCGCGCTCGGTACCGCTCTGGTGTGCGGCCAGCGCGGCGCCGTTGGCGGAGTCGAGCACGAGTCCGGCGTTGAGCAGCAACACCGTGCTGTCGACGGTCGGGTCGGTCTCGGCGACGGTCCAGCGCGCCGAGAGCCTGCCGGTGGCCGGGTCGAGCAACACGGTGCCGTCATAGAAGGCCCCCGGCTGCGATTCAGGCGATACCGGAGGTGGGGCTGAGCGGGTTCCGCAGGCCCCGAACAGGGTGACTACCGCGGGCAAGGTCAGACGAAAAAGCAAATGTCTCATGCCGCTTGGACAGGCAGGGGGCCTCAAGGGTTCAGACCAGCTCGCCAAAAACCGGTTTGGGGTGACGAACAGTTGACTCTTGACACCCTAACATCTCAGCACTAAGATACTGTCAGCCTTCAACTGGAGCCTGTATGCAGCTCACCGGAATTCATCACCTGACCGCGGTTTCGGCCAGGATTCGCGACAACTACCGCTTCTACACGCAGATCATGGGCATGCGGTTGGTCAAGCGCAGCGTCAATCAGGACGACGCCAGCGCCTACCACCTGTTCTACGCCGACAAGGTCGGCTCGCCCGGTTCGGATCTGACCTTCTTCGACTTTCCCGTGTTGCCCGAGGTGCGCGGCACCCGGTCCATCACCCGCACCGCGTTGCGGGTGAACGGCTTGGACGCCCTGCAGTTCTGGGACACGCACCTCACGGACCACGGCGTGCGGCATAGCGCCATCGAGGAGCGCGACGGCCGGTTGGTCATCGACTTCGAAGACCCGGAGGGCCAGCGGC
This portion of the Gemmatimonas sp. UBA7669 genome encodes:
- the ettA gene encoding energy-dependent translational throttle protein EttA, translating into MAPQFIYVMKGLRKVVPPSRIILDDIWLSFYPGAKIGVLGPNGAGKSSLLRIMAGVDTEFQGEAWAHKGTRIGYLPQEPELDATLDVRGNVELAVKAQRDALNEFNAISLQFAEPDADFDKLMERQGKLQEYIDQHDLWNLDNKIDVAMDALRLPPGDSPVTNLSGGEKRRVALCKILLEEPDMLLLDEPTNHLDAESVAWLEHHLERFPGTVVAITHDRYFLDNVAKWILELDRGKGVPYEGNYSGWLEQKQQRLAQEEKHASARQKTLEKELEWVRMSPRARQAKNKARLQAYEDLASEAQNDRVMQNEIVIPPAPRLGNDVVRAKGLRKAFGDKLLFDNLNFDLPRAGIVGIIGPNGAGKTTLFRMINGLEKPDAGELVVGETVQISYQDQHRTLEGKRTLWEEISGGRETIPVGKRELNSRAYAASFNFRGADQQKLVANLSGGERNRLHLAKTVMQGGNLLLLDEPTNDLDVDTLRALEDAVLDFSGCAVIISHDRWFLDRVATHILAFEGDSEVVWFEGNYFAYIEDLKRRKGPDADQPHRIKYKKLVRS
- a CDS encoding zf-HC2 domain-containing protein; amino-acid sequence: MSGNDYQYQHNQDAPCLDGGAGQNGIDCRETSRRLWAYLDGELTALSQEEVQAHLTHCTGCLHLTETQRRFLGLLHIDQSTTAGREAQAAALKAKVLARLAEARAQGLP
- a CDS encoding RNA polymerase sigma factor — protein: MAGAANPAEHPDFESSTLPYLPRLLQYARRLTGNDAEAEDLVQSTYLNALRGWHTFQPGSDVARWLFTVCRNTFFRSRRKKDDSVSLESPELESLAGAREAATFLGQLGDDWQQQPDLAAAIDTAIAALPDSLRVLVMMIDVEGYSYEEAAQAEGIPVGTVRSRLYRARRQLQQALAQYAEDLGLRTGGQGA
- a CDS encoding cytochrome c biogenesis protein CcdA, translated to MALLQLTDITAQLSGNPAAALPLLFGAGVLTSLTPCVYPMIPITAAIVGGQSSSEQAGITKASRWRPLGLSMVYVVGLASVYAGLGLLAGLTGTMFGTVSSNPWAFFVMANLLMLAGLSMLDVIPVRVPAAVMQRAAYAGTGGRAAGAFVMGAASGLVAAPCSAPVMAAVLTWVSTTRSAGLGFTYLFVFSLGMCTLLVAVGVSAGTLSRLPRAGAWMLTVKKGFAFVMIAMAEYYLVKMGQVYF
- a CDS encoding TlpA family protein disulfide reductase → MTDLLNAFRRAAAIVAVAAMPAFAQDSGIPVGDKAPGGPLETLTGQTVDLSNYIGKQPVVIEFWATWCGNCKQLEPAMRKAIATHGKTVQFVTVAVSVNQSIERVKAWQAANKMPGVLLYDRKGTVSGAYDVPATSYVVVVDKTGTVVYTGVGGTQDLEAAIRKAL
- a CDS encoding LacI family DNA-binding transcriptional regulator, which produces MHEETRPASVTIRDVAKAAGVSIATVSRVLNDAARVTDDTRDKVRAVVERMGYAPQGPGRTPLLRRTRTLGVLLPELYGEFFSEFIRGIDETAKRHGFLTLITSARREAHEIAAAVSNMRGRVDGFLAVSPSVTARATLSEVADRYPTVLVGAGSDVGAFAALSVNNFQGAASMMKHLLSLGHRYIVFLRGPLGQVDAAERLHAVREVANWYDDVELRELPGEYRMDAAYEAISELLADGVRPDAIFAANDTMAVGAIAAVRDADLRVPEDIAVTGFDDIPMTRFLTPPLTTVRMPIYSLGERAALRLIEALRSGGGAVPARHEVLPAELVIRSSCGAAKRMLAELDSED
- a CDS encoding M1 family aminopeptidase; protein product: MRHLLFRLTLPAVVTLFGACGTRSAPPPVSPESQPGAFYDGTVLLDPATGRLSARWTVAETDPTVDSTVLLLNAGLVLDSANGAALAAHQSGTERGLGRHVLRWRKAAGTGAAASPRRATLHVRGTLQFSDDRINGASAEWLELGLDSFWFPVFADFAHDVVGTARLVLPPDAARRVRTSAALSMRGDTVVLHNARPLPDFALVAARGLQSTTAGAVAVHHVSASSADVQRYLTSTRNCAEWLNTNYGAHQPLAKADIVLAPRTGPGYARAGYIVISANELTRRDTLPGAELRAEVARSLFLCHELAHTWATGANSSGPDNWLNEGLAEFVALRAVRHLHGDSTYRAHLTRYAQLSAQQLASVPPAQQAVWRAGAVARPNAVVSYRKAPVLLDSLARRIGESRMDYLLARWFATSGPRDTPGFLAVLERQTERESREWFEGILGR